The Bacillus sp. Y1 genome has a window encoding:
- the celB gene encoding PTS cellobiose transporter subunit IIC — MSKFNSFLETKVMPVAGRLAAQRHLGALRDGIILAMPLIIIGSLFLIIANFPITAWTNYLAEHPTIKTSLLYPYRGTFEIMGLVATFGVAYRLSESYKLDALAGAAISLAAYFVVSPFTSYVIGQDPNTGADILENAYNTGLFTSKGLFVGMVIAILSTEIYRKITQMNIVIKLPDGVPPAVSRSFSALIPAFVAVVVAWGLRLLVENIGDFGSIHNVVSVLLQQPLTSLGTSLVGTIIVFILIQMLWCLGLHGANIVNAVILPVWLTLTQENAMSLEAGEPVKNIVTNEFNDIVFIGGSGTTLSLVLAMVFFARSQQMKQLGRLGIGPGIFNINEPVTFGMPIVLNPIMMIPFILAPVAAVIMTFVSMDLGLVAKPIGVVTPFTMPPILNGYIITGSISGAILQLAIIVVSFFIYFPFFKMWDTQKLAEEKGAATNTSSTDNTVNM; from the coding sequence ATGAGTAAATTTAATAGCTTCTTAGAAACAAAAGTAATGCCTGTGGCAGGTAGATTGGCTGCCCAGCGGCATCTTGGTGCACTACGAGACGGTATAATTCTAGCCATGCCGTTGATTATTATTGGTTCTCTTTTCTTAATCATTGCTAACTTCCCGATTACCGCTTGGACTAACTATCTAGCAGAACACCCTACCATTAAAACTAGCCTCTTATATCCATACCGCGGGACCTTCGAGATCATGGGGCTCGTCGCTACATTTGGGGTCGCATACCGCTTATCTGAAAGCTATAAGCTCGATGCACTGGCTGGGGCTGCCATTTCACTTGCTGCCTACTTTGTTGTATCCCCTTTTACTAGCTATGTGATTGGACAAGATCCAAATACTGGTGCAGATATCTTGGAAAATGCTTATAATACCGGACTTTTTACAAGTAAAGGCTTATTCGTTGGAATGGTCATTGCCATCCTATCAACCGAAATTTATCGAAAAATTACTCAAATGAATATTGTCATTAAGTTACCAGATGGAGTACCTCCTGCTGTTTCAAGATCCTTCTCTGCCTTAATACCGGCGTTTGTAGCCGTTGTTGTAGCATGGGGATTACGCTTGCTTGTAGAAAACATCGGTGACTTCGGCAGCATTCACAATGTTGTATCCGTCCTCTTGCAGCAGCCACTAACCAGCCTTGGCACAAGCTTGGTTGGAACGATTATTGTATTTATACTTATTCAAATGTTATGGTGCTTAGGTTTACACGGAGCAAACATCGTTAACGCAGTTATATTACCGGTTTGGTTAACATTGACACAAGAAAATGCGATGTCACTTGAAGCTGGCGAACCTGTAAAAAATATTGTTACAAACGAGTTTAATGATATTGTCTTTATCGGGGGATCCGGTACTACTCTCTCTTTAGTATTGGCCATGGTATTTTTCGCAAGAAGTCAGCAGATGAAGCAATTAGGGCGCCTTGGTATTGGACCTGGAATCTTTAATATTAATGAACCTGTTACTTTTGGTATGCCAATCGTTCTGAATCCAATTATGATGATTCCATTTATCTTAGCTCCTGTTGCTGCAGTTATTATGACGTTTGTTTCCATGGATTTAGGATTAGTAGCAAAACCAATCGGTGTCGTAACTCCGTTTACCATGCCTCCTATCCTAAACGGTTATATCATCACAGGCAGTATCTCAGGTGCGATTCTTCAATTGGC